From the Triticum urartu cultivar G1812 unplaced genomic scaffold, Tu2.1 TuUngrouped_contig_6468, whole genome shotgun sequence genome, one window contains:
- the LOC125530657 gene encoding probable metal-nicotianamine transporter YSL6, which yields MGSEADAAEMTGPLLAGAPSAVEAVPPWREQLTVRGVVVSAILGVLFCLITHKPNLTVGIIPSLNVAAGLLAYFLVRTWTAALDMFGVVSKPFTKQENTVIQTCVVACYGLATSGGFGSYMLAMDQKTYELLGTDYPGNRAVDVKNPSLSWMIGFMFVVSFIGIFCLVALRKAMVINYKLTYPRGTATAMFINSVHTSTGDELVEKQVSCLEKYLSISFLWNCFKWFFSGAGDSCGFDNFPSLGLAAFKNTFYFDFNPTYIGCGLICPHIVNCSALLGAIISWGFLWPYISTKAGEWYPANLGSNDFKGLYGYKVFISVSLILGDGTFNLIKIIYATIKEIMNARSKQGRLPLVWVHDDDKNSKLSVKEKLLNEVFLKDSIPPWLAGSGYVGLAAISTAIVPMIFPQLKWYLVLFAYVVAPLLAFCNSYGTGLTDWNLASTYGKIGLFIFASWVGQHGGVMAGLAACGVMMSIVSTTGDLMHDFKTGYLTLSSPRSMFVSQLIGTALGCVIAPLTFWLYWTSFDIGNPDGMFKAPYAIIFREMSIMGVEGFSVLPRHCLAICSFFFFGAIAIKLIRDVTPNGLSKFIPLPMAMAVSFYIGAYFAIDMFIGTVILFVWEMVNRKESEEFAGAVASGLICGDGIWSVPSAILSIMRIDPPMCMYFKPSFTYG from the exons ATGGGATCGGAGGCGGATGCGGCGGAGATGACCGGGCCCCTCCTTGCCGGCGCGCCGTCGGCGGTGGAGGCGGTGCCGCCGTGGCGGGAGCAGCTGACGGTCCGGGGTGTGGTGGTGAGCGCCATCCTGGGGGTGCTCTTCTGCCTCATCACGCACAAGCCCAACCTCACGGTGGGGATCATTCCTTCGCTCAACGTCGCCGCGGGCCTGCTCGCCTACTTCCTCGTGCGGACCTGGACTGCGGCGCTGGACATGTTCGGCGTCGTCTCCAAGCCCTTCACCAAGCAGGAGAACACCGTCATCCAGACctgcgtcgtcgcctgctacggccTCGCCACCAGCG GAGGATTCGGATCATATATGCTTGCAATGGATCAAAAAACTTACGAGCTTCTTGGGACTGATTATCCTGGTAACAGGGCAGTGGATGTGAAGAATCCCTCTCTAAGTTGGATGATTGGGTTTATGTTTGTAGTTAGCTTCATTGGTATTTTTTGTCTCGTTGCCCTGCGCAAG GCGATGGTGATAAACTATAAGCTAACCTATCCCAGAGGAACTGCCACAGCTATGTTCATAAACAGCGTCCACACTTCTACCGGAGATGAGTTAGTAGA AAAACAAGTTAGTTGTCTCGAAAAGTATTTAAGCATAAGTTTCCTTTGGAACTGCTTTAAATGGTTCTTCAGCGGTGCCGGGGATTCTTGTGGCTTCGACAACTTCCCTTCTCTGGGCCTTGCAGCATTTAAGAACAC GTTTTATTTTGACTTCAATCCAACCTATATTGGATGTGGCCTTATATGTCCACATATAGTTAATTGCTCTGCACTTCTTGGAGCCATCATATCTTGGGGTTTTCTTTGGCCATATATATCGACAAAAGCGGGGGAGTGGTACCCAGCTAACCTTGGAAGCAATGACTTCAAAGGACTCTATGGGTACAAG GTTTTCATATCGGTATCCTTGATACTTGGTGATGGTACTTTTAACCTCATCAAAATAATTTATGCTACTATCAAGGAAATAATGAATGCACGCTCAAAGCAAGGAAGACTTCCCCTTGTTTGGGTTCATGATG ATGATAAAAATTCCAAATTATCAGTCAAGGAAAAGCTTCTAAATGAGGTGTTTCTAAAAGACAGTATCCCTCCCTGGTTGGCAGGATCTGGTTATGTGGGCCTTGCAGCAATTTCAACTGCAATAGTGCCAATGATATTCCCACAACTCAAGTGGTACCTTGTCCTCTTTGCCTATGTTGTTGCTCCTCTACTTGCCTTCTGCAACTCATACGGAACTGGACTAACAGATTGGAACCTTGCATCCACATATGGAAAGATTGGCCTTTTCATTTTTGCCTCATGGGTTGGCCAACATGGTGGTGTGATGGCCGGCTTAGCAGCTTGTGGTGTTATGATGTCCATCGTATCCACAACTGGTGATCTCATGCATGACTTCAAGACTGGGTACCTGACCCTCTCATCACCAAGGTCCATGTTTGTGTCACAGTTGATTGGCACTGCCCTTGGTTGTGTCATTGCTCCTCTAACCTTTTGGCTTTACTGGACATCCTTCGATATTGGCAATCCTGATGGTATGTTCAAAGCTCCATATGCCATCATCTTCCGTGAGATGTCAATCATGGGTGTCGAAGGATTCTCAGTGTTGCCGCGACATTGCCTTGCAATATgctctttcttcttctttggaGCCATAGCAATCAAGCTCATCCGAGATGTCACCCCAAATGGTCTATCCAAATTCATCCCGCTCCCGATGGCCATGGCCGTTTCATTTTACATTGGGGCATACTTCGCGATTGACATGTTTATCGGGACTGTCATCTTGTTTGTATGGGAGATGGTGAACCGTAAGGAGTCAGAGGAGTTTGCGGGTGCGGTTGCTTCTGGTTTGATTTGCGGTGATGGTATCTGGAGTGTTCCGTCTGCAATATTGTCCATCATGAGGATTGACCCACCGATGTGCATGTACTTCAAGCCATCTTTTACCTATGGCTGA